The DNA sequence TATTTTTACAACATGATTTCGCCGCAAGATTTTCAAAAGCTCAAATATGATACTCTTAAGTATTTCTGGGGTTATACCGACTTCAGAGATGCTCAAGAAGAAATTATTAACGCTGTCATTAATGAAAAAGACACTTTGGTTCTGTTACCCACAGGAGCAGGAAAATCTTTATGCTATCAATTACCCGCTTTACTGAAAGAAGGAACCTGCCTGGTAGTTTCTCCCTTACTTGCACTAATGAAAGACCAAGTAAATCAGCTTAAATCCCGTGGTATAGAAGCAGAATATCTTTCCTCTGAACTGGATGAATATGATGCGGAAACAATTTACGACCGCTGTAAAGAAGGCCTTACCAAATTACTCTATGTTTCTCCTGAAAGACTTACCAATACTCAGTTTATTCAGAACATGCAGGAAATTCAGTTATCCTTTATTGCAGTTGATGAAGCTCACTGTATCTCAGAATGGGGTCAGGATTTTAGACCAAGTTATCAGAATATTAAAGGATTCAGAAGCAATAATCCTGAGATCCCTTGTCTTGCCCTGACAGCCACTGCAACACCAAAAGTCCTGGAAGAAATCAAAAATAAACTGGAGCTTAAGAAACCCTTTGTTTTCCAAAAAAGTTTCAAGAGAGAGAACATTAAAATATTTACAGATGAAGTAGCTGATAAATTCCAACGTGTTTTTGATATTCTAAAATACAGTAATGATTCTGGAATTGTATATGTAAGAACCAGAAAAGAAGCTGAACTGCTGGCAGAATTTTTGAAAAAAAATCAACTGAAAAATGTAGATTATTTTCATGCGGGCCTAACCACCAAAGAAAAAAATGCCAGACAGAATCTTTGGAACAACAGTGACAATCATGTTCTTATTTCCACCAATGCCTTTGGAATGGGTATTGACAAAGATAATGTACGATTTGTAATCCACTACTCTCCTGCCGCCTCCCTGGAAAACTATTATCAAGAAATCGGAAGAGCCGGAAGAGATGGAAAAGACAGTTTTGCCTTCATGCTTTGGAATAAACAGGAACTCCTGAATTTTGATCAGATCTTAAAAAACCAAACACCCAACAAAGCAGAATTTTTAAAGATCATCAGCTACCTCTACTCTATTTTCCAGGTAGCAGAATTTGAGCTTCCTGAAAAAACATTCCAGCTGAATACTCTTGGGATACAGAATTTCACAAAACTGTCGAAAGCAAAAATCAACAACATACTTAATTTTCTGCACAACCAGGAAATTATCTACTACAATGAAAACAAAAGCCTGTCTTCTCTCGAACTATTTATCAAAGCAGACGAGATAGATCAGCTACCACAAAAAGATGCTTATTTCATGGAGCTTCTTTTCCGTACGATATCCGGTATTACTACCCATAAGGTAATGTTCAGCGAACAGCAGGTAAGCAATAAAATCAATGTCAGTGTCCCTTTGATCAAAGAACGTCTTAAGGAACTGCAGCAAAAGAATTACCTTGAATATATTGATGGCGCGCTGTCCAGTATTAAATTCCTGAAACCCCGCGATGAAAGAGCGGTAAATAGTGCGTATTGGAAGTTGTTTGAACATATTCAGAGAAATAAAATCCAGAAATGGGAAGAGATGAAGTTTTATGCAGAAAATAATGAATACTGCAAAATGAAACTCATCCTGGCCTATTTTGGTGAAAAAAATTCAAAAAACTGTGGCCAATGTTCTGTTTGTGAAAAAAATAAACAGTCAATGTTTGGTAAAAATATTTCCCAGCAGATCATTAATTTATTAGCTAAAAAGCCGTCAACAATTGAAGAGCTTTCTATACAGTTGAGCTATCATTCTAAAGAGAATATCTTAGAAAACCTTATTTTTCTTTTAGATTCCGGAAAGGTAAGAATGCTGAACTTCAGAACGTACGAGCTTAATCATCAATAATGAGCAATGAGCAATAATAAGAATAGAATATTTTTTAATTAAAAAATAAAATATACTCATCCTATCTCTAAAACTCTACTACTCTCAGACTTTAACACCCTTCGACTCTCAGATCAAAAACTTATCTTTGTAGTATGAAATCATTGAAAGTCGTTTTTTTAGGGACTCCTGAGTTTGCAAAAACATCTTTGGAGGCAATCCATCAATCTCACCATCAGGTGGTAGGTGTTGTAACTGTAGCTGATAAAGCAAGTGGACGTGGACAGAAAATTCACCAATCCCCTGTAAAAGTCTATGCTGAAGAAAACAATATCCCTGTTTTTCAGCCGGAAAAGCTGAGAAATCCTGAATTTTTGGAAGAACTTAGAAAACTGGATGCTGATGTTTTTGTAGTAGTGGCTTTCAGAATGATGCCTAAAGTTCTTTTTGAAATGCCTAAAATGGGTACCTTCAATCTTCATGCTTCTTTACTGCCAGATTACAGAGGAGCAGCTCCCATCAACTATGCAGTCATTAACGGTGAAGAAAAATCAGGAGCAACTACTTTCTTTATTAATGAAAAAATTGATGAAGGTAATATTCTTCTTCAGCAGGAAATAGAAATTTTACCTGACGAAAATGCAGGAAGCCTTCATGACAGACTCATGGAAGTGGGTTCAAAACTCGTAGTGAAAACATTAGACGGTCTTGCTGAAAACGCTATTGAAGAAAAACCTCAGCCACAGGTAGAACATCCTAAAAATGCTTATAAAATTTTCAAGGAAGATACCAGAATCAAGTGGGATCAGTCTTCAAAAACCATTCATCAGTTTATTCTGGGAATGTCTCCTTATCCTGCAGCTTTCACAACTTTAAAAATTGAAAACGAAGAAAAAGGATTAAAGATATTCGGTGGCAAATTTGAACTTTCTGACCATGGAAAACCGGTAGGAACTTTAGATATTTCCAAAAATGAATTTAAAATCTATACTCAGGACGGAATTTATTATCCTCTGGAACTTCAGTTGGAAGGTAAAAAAAGAATGACTGTAAAGGATTTTTTAAATGGTTTCAGGAATTTCGATGGAATCACATTAAACTAAGAATAAGATTCAGATCATTATCTTACTATACAAAAGCCATAAAAGTATTTGAAATAAAACTTTTATGGCTTTTTAAATTTTATATCATTAAAAAAGGCTTAGGAAATCCTAAACCTTTTATATTGTAAACAGTTAAAACTTATCGTTGACTATTCAATTTATTATAGTTGAACCATCTCGGTAACCTCTACATCGTATCCTCCAACCTGAGGTTTGATATTAGGATTTTGAGTGATTACTTTGAACTTATTAATTCCTAAATTCTTTAAGATCTGCGTTCCAATTCCATAATCTCTGTAATTGTACGCTAAAGTAGGATGCTGCTCCTGACCATCCTGATAGTTCAGAAACTGCTGAAGTTTTCTCAATGTATTTTCAGAATTAGAAACGTTATTGATAAAAATGATCGCTCCTTTTCCAGCTTCATTTACCATACCGGTTACTTTTTCCAATAATGGCTTTTCACCGTTATTTAATCTTGTCAACACATCGAAATAAGAATCAGAAGACTGTACTCTCACTAAAACCGGCTCATCTACGGTCCATGCTCCTTTTGTCAGTGCAAAGTGGATCTGATCATTAGAAGTTTCTCTGAAAGCATAAAAATCAAAATCACCGTAGTGCGTTTTCACTTTTTTCTCTTCAAGTCTTTCAACCAGGTTACCTTTTTTAAGCTGATAATGGATCAGATCTTCAATAGAAACAATCTTCATATCGTGTTTCTGAGCGAATGCATGAAGTTCAGGCAGACGGGACATAGTACCATCCTCATTCATGATCTCACAGATTACTCCACCTTCTTTTAGCCCTGCTAAATTCGTAAGATCGATAGCAGCTTCAGTATGTCCGGCTCTTTTCAATACTCCTCCTTTTCTTGCACGAAGCGGGAAAATGTGGCCAGGTCTCATAAAGTCTGTAGGTTTGGATTTTTCATCCATCAGTGCTAAAATTGTTTTTGCTCTGTCTCCTGCAGAAATTCCGGTAGATGTTCCGTTTCCTAAAAGGTCAACCGATACGGTAAAAGCAGTTTCTTTAGGATCGCTGCTTCTGCTTACCATCACTTCAAGCCCAAGCTCATCACATCTTTTTTCAGGAAGCGGCATACAAATAAGCCCTCTTCCATGAAGAGCCATAAAATTGATAATTTCCGGTGTTGTCAACTCTGCTGCGCAAAGAAAATCTCCTTCATTTTCTCTGTCTTCATCATCTACTACTATGATTATTTTACCATTTTTAAGGTCTTCAATAGCCTCTGGAATAGTATTTAATTTAATATCGGACATTTTTACTTTTTATTTTTGCAAAGATACTCATAAAAATAAGCATCTGCCAATTAATTATGAAGGGTTTATTACGCTTCGGATAAAGAGTTCACAGCCTCTCTGAAAATTTCGTAAGATCTTAATCTTTTCTGATGGTCGTAGATATGGGAGTTGATCATCAGTTCATCCACCTGGAATTTTTCCTGAAAATTTTTAAGCTTTTCCTGAACTTCATCCTGATCTCCGATAAAAGTATATCTCAGTTTCTGCAGAACCATGGATTTTTCCATTGGTGACCAGATTTCGTCCATATCGTCAACAGGCGGAGCAAAAGGCTTTCTGTCGTTTCTTACAATATTGATGAAGGCCTGGAATAAAGTAGTAGAGATTTTATGTGCTTCCTCAGAGGTTTCTGCTGCTACGCCATTTACGCAGGCAATAATATAAGGCTTATCCAGATATTTTGAAGGCTCAAAATGTTCTCTGTATATTTTAAAAGCCATTTCCATCTGCTCCGGAGCAAAATGTCCCGCAAATGCATAAGGTAAGCCAAGTTCCGCAGCCAGCCATGCACTATCTGTACTTGATCCCAGAATATAAATGGGAACATCCAGCCCTTCCCCAGGAATAGCACGAACCATAGCATCTGAATTTTCCTTAGAAAAATAACGCTGAAGTTCCAGAATCTGTCTTGGAAACTGTTCATTAATAATAGCAGGATTTCTTCCCAATGCCTGAGCCGTCAATCCGTCAGTTCCGGGTGCTCTTCCAACCCCAAGATCTATTCTTCCGGGAAAAAGAGACTCCAGGGTACCGAACTGTTCTGCAATAATCAGAGAGCTGTGGTTCGGAAGCATAACACCGCCGGAACCCACTCTGATTGTCTTCGTTCCGTTGGCAATAAAACCGATCAGAACTGAAGTAGCCGAGCTCGCAATACTTTCCATATTGTGATGCTCTGCCAGCCAAAATCTTTTATAGTTTAAATTTTCAGCATGGTTCGCTAATGATAAGCTGTCCTGAAAAGTATCGTGAATGCTTTTGCCTTGCTTTACCGGTGCAAGATCTAAAACAGAAATTTCAAAATTTTTCATATTGAGATGTTAATTTTTCTTTGGTCTGAAAAAACCATACAAATTTAAAACATAAAATCTGCATTAGTTACTTTTTGTAATTAATAAAACCGATCGGTTAATTCAGGGAAAAACTATTGGAATTAAAATTTTCTTTAGTTGATTTTAGTTATATGATTTTTGAATAAATACTTTACTAAAATTTATAGAATTCAACAATAATAATTCAATAAAAAGAGAAATATTTATTATATTCGTATACCAAATCATTAAAAAAACTTTAATATGAACAAAAAAACCAATGGGCTGTTTTCTCAGAAAATATTCTCAAAAAGAACTGTCCTTATGAGCATTATTATGACTGCAGTTCTAACATCATGTAGTAAGAATAATGAAGAAATCACTTCAGAAGCTCAAACCAATGCTTTCAATGTTAAAAACGTTAAAAAAGGACAAATGAATGGTCAGGAAATCACTTATGAAAGAAAAAACGGAATGAATTTTTTCCAGGGAGATATTGTTTTGTCCGACAAACAACTGGCAGAAGGTAGTGAAGCCAATAAGGGCGGCGCTAGTTTTTCAAGATGGCCAAACGGTAAAATTTATTACACCATTGCCAGTAACATGGGCTCTATCAATGTCAATAAAATCAATTCTGCAATCAGCGAGTACAACAACAAAACCAATACTCAGTGGATCTACCGCACTAATCAGTCTAATTATGTTGAATTTATTTTTGGAAGTTCATCAGGATCGGATGGCTGGGCTCATATCGGTTATCAGGGAGGAAAACAAACCGTTTCTCTGGACCAGTATATTTCTGTAGGATCGGTAATTCATGAAATGGGACATACAGTAGGACTTTATCATGAGCATACCCGTAAAGACAGGGATCAATATGTAAAAATCCTGTGGAACAATATCCAGAGCGGGCAGTCTTATAATTTCAATATCTATAACTCAGGAACGGATATTGGCCCTTTTAATATTAATTCCGTGATGATGTACTGGCCGACTTCTTATTCTAAAAATGGACTGCCAACTATCACAAGAGCGGATAATTCGAACTTTACGTATAACAGAACCGGTTTTACAACAGGAGATATTAATACAATCAACACAATGTATCCTTAATTTTCAGGAACATGTGTAAATAAAAGAAAGAACTCTTATGAGTTCTTTTCTTTTTTATAATTATAATGATTGATCAGAATCCTGATTTCATTGAATTCAAAATGACTAGGGAGTGCGCTCTTCCACTCTGTGAGGGTTTCGTGCGGATTTTTGTAGAATTCATCCTCAAAAGCCCTGATTTTATCTGAAGTGATGACTCTTGCAATATCCAGCAATCCCTGTTCTGCAAATTTGGCTAAATGGCCAATCACCGTTTCTTTTACCAAACCTCTTTCCAAAGCAATTTCACCGATAGTTTTTCCCTGTTCAAACAACTGGAACGTTAAAACCTGAGATGGAACTTTAGCGATTTTCAGATTGATTTCTTTATCGTTCTTTTCATCTAAAAGTTTAGTTTCCAGAAGATAAATTTCTCTTAAACTATTCAGGTATTCTTCAATATCTTCCAGCCAGTTTTTGAATTCCTCGTTGTATTGTTTTAAACCTTTTGCTCCTTTTATTTCAGCATAAAATTCTTTCAAAGGATCGAAAATTTTATTTCTGGTTTCTGTAAAGAAGAAATTGACGGCTCCTTTTGATTTACTTTCAATTTCGGACCAGTCTTCTTTTTGTTCAATAAAATTATTGACTTTCTGGAAAATGATTCGTTCCAGCTTTTCAAAGATTTTCCCAAGGTTTACCGCTTCGTGTTTCAACTGAAGATAAAGCTGTTTAGTCTTGGCATGATCTATATTCTTGGTCACAATTGAAAGGTTATTCCACTCTTCTACTTCTTTTAAAAACCATGTACAGTCAAGGGTACGAAGCACTTTTCTGATGCTGTAGTCATACTTCTCCTGATTCAGAATAGCTTCCACATGGTCGTTAGCAATAGTATCGGTATGAAAATGTAAAATCCTGTTATCCTTGAAAATAACTTCAGGGGTAATTTTTGATTTTAAAACAATTCCTTCGAGCGTTCTGCAACGGGATAAAGCTACATATACCTGACCGGCTGTAAAACTTTTCCCAGCATCAATGATTACTTTATCAAACGTAAGTCCCTGACTTTTATGAATGGTAACGGCCCAGGCCAGTTTTATCGGAAACTGTTCAAAACTGCCCAATACCTCTTCCTGGATATTTTTATCGGTATCAAGGAAATATTTTTTCTGTTCCCAGGTTTCTCTTTTAACTATAATTTCACTTTCACTTCCATCCAGAGCAACACGAATTTCATTTTCATCCAATCCAATGATCTCTCCTAGTTTCCCGTTGAAATATTTCTTTTCTCCGGAAATATCATTTCGGATAAACATGATCTGCGCTCCGATTTTCAATTCTAAAAACTGTTCGTTTGGAAACTGGTTTTCTTTAAAATCACCTACAAGTTTAGCTTCATAAATCTGAGGGTCTACCTTGATCTCCGCCAGTTTTTCCAGATTGATTTCATCAGCCATTTTATTGTGAGAGCACAGGTATACATAAGATTCTTTCCCCATGTCAAAATCAGGATCGTATCTTTCATTAAGGTGGTTAAAATCTATATTATCCACATCACCATCTCGGATAGCATTCAGAATCGACAGAAATCCCTGGTCAGACTGTCTGTAAACTTTTGTCAGTTCAATGGTAACAATCGGGATTTCCTTAATGGCATGGCTGTCAAAGAAGAAAGGTGAATTGTAATACATTTTCAGAATATGCTCATCCCTTACCACAGGCGGAAGCTGGAACAAATCTCCAATGAAGAGCATCTGCACCCCTCCGAATCTTTGATTATTTCTTCTGATAAATCTCAAAGAAAAATCCATCATATCCAGAACATCAGCTCTCAACATTGAGACCTCATCAATGATAATGATCTCAACTTCTCTCAGAAGTTTAAGTTTATCTTTACGGTATTTGAAATGGGGCATCAGATCGGCAATATTATTCGCCAAACTGGTGTCTATTCTTTCTGTCGTAGGAAGAAAAGTTCTCAACGGCAGCCCAAACATGGAATGAATTGTAACGCCTCCCGCATTGATTGCAGCAATTCCCGTGGGTGCTACTACAATATGCTTTTTCTTTGTACGTCTTACAAAATCATTGAGAAATGTCGTTTTACCTGTTCCGGCTTTCCCGGTCAGAAAAACACTTCTGTTCGTATATTCTATTAAGTCAAAAAAATGATTGTTCATCGTTGTCAAAAATACGGAAATGAATTTGAATTTCTTACCTTGGCATAAGTTTTGAAAATTCTTAAAAAGAAAAAAGTTTATTGTGAAAAAAATATTCTTCTATTTCCCTGTGATAGTATTAAGTACTACATTAACTATGGTTTCCTGTAATACTTCAAAAAACACCAATATCAATCTTCCTGTAGATATCGCAGACAGACCTGCTGATGAAGACAGCCAGAAGTATGAGCAGGCACAGCTGGATAAATTAAAAGCCTCTATTGAGTCTGAAGTGTCCGGAGAAAAATGTACGGATGCCAGTGAATGGGCGTTTGCGCCCATGGGAGCAAAATCCTGTGGCGGACCTCAGCAATATATTGCTTATCCAAAGAAAATAGAAGCTACTTTCTTACAGAGAGTGAATGATTACACGGAAAAAGTAAAAACTTTTAATGAAAAATATAATATCATGTCGGACTGTGTAGCCATCACACCTCCTACCTCTTTGAAATGTATTCATGGAAAAATCAGACTGATCACGCCTGACAATAACTAACAATAAAACAAAGGTTCTATATCAAATCGAAAAAGCTCTGTCGCAGGACAGAGCTTTTATATTTACAAGATCAATTGAAAATTAAAATTGATGATCTTTAACGTTTTCCTTATACCATGAAGAGTATTTGACATAATTATTTGCAATTCTGTCTACTTCACCTTCCAGTAACTGAGCATTGATATCTTTGATTTTTTTCGCTGGAACTCCACCCCATACTTCTCCGGATTTGATATGAGTACCCTGGGTTACTACAGAACCTGCTCCTACAATAGAATTTTCTTCCACCAAACAGTCATCCATTACAATAGCTCCCATCCCGATCAGAACATTATCTTTAATAGTGCATCCATGAACAATTGCGTTATGCCCGATAGAAACATTATTTCCGATATTCAGAGGACTTTTCTGATAGGTACAATGCAGCATTGCATTATCCTGAACATTTACCTTGTCGCCCATTTTAATATAATGAACATCGCCTCTGATCACAGCATTATACCAAACGCTGCAGTCTCTTCCCATCGTAACATCACCAATAATAGTAGCGGTTTCTGCTAAAAAAGTGTTCTCTCCGATCTGTGGTGCTTTTCCTAAAAGTTCTTTTATAAGTGCCATAATATTAATTTGAAAATTTGAAAATATGCCCAATTGAAAATAGTTATCTTCTGCCTTATAATTTGTGGTATCTAACTTCTAAATTACAGCGATAGCAAAAATCTAACTCTCAATTCTCAGCTTCTAACTTCTAATGCGTATTTTTGTATCTCAAATTTAACGAAAAAATGCGTACCGTACTTATAGAACCTACCGAAAACCCGAAAGTAATGAAATTTGTTGCAGATTACAATCTCATTCCTGGGTCTTTAGAGTTGGACAGAAATTCAGATATATCAGAAATTCCTTTGGCACAGGAGCTTTTCAATTATCCGTTTGTGGAAAGAATTTTCATTACGGCTAATTTTGTAGCTGTGGCAAAACAGGATACCATAGAATGGGAACATGTAGCTGAAAGTCTGAAAAACGTGATTGAGGATGAATTATTGGCTAACCCAAGAATTTATCTTCAGAAGAAAAAAGAAATGTATCAGATCTATGCTGAAATGACTCCGAATCCTAATGTAATGAAATTTGTTTCAAACAAATTGCTGATGGATGGTTTTGTGGAAGTAAAATCAGTTGAAGCTGCTGAGGAAGTTCCTTTGGCACAGGCAATCTTTAAAGAATTTGAATTTACAAAAGAAGTTTTCATTTCTGATAATTTTGTAGCAGTTACCAGAGACAATTCTGTAGAATGGCACCAGGTGATGATGACTGTTCGTGCGCTTATTGCCGAGTATCTTCAAAACGGAGGTGAAATTTCTAAAATAGAACCGCAGAAACATGAAAACCCTGTTGAAAAGATCATCAACAGAGATTATACGGAAGATGAGCAGAAAATTTCTGACATTTTAAATGAATATGTAGCGCCTGCAGTAGAAAATGATGGTGGAAAAATTTCACTAATGGAATATGACCAGGAGAGTAAAACTGCAAAAATGCTTCTACAGGGAGCTTGCTCAGGCTGCCCAAGTTCTACGGCTACTTTGAAAAACGGAATTGAAAATATTTTAAAACAATTCGTTCCGGATCTGGTAGAAAAAGTAGAAGCTGTAAACGGATAATTCAGTTTTAAAATGCCTCCCCAAAAGAAAATTGTCGTTATTATTGGAAGTGCTTCGGAGAACTCCAGCAATCAGAAACTGATGGAGCAGGTACTGGAAAAGATAGAAAATACAGATTTTCTGATGTATAATAATCTTGCTGTTCTTCCTCATTTTGATACTGCAATAACGGATGAGAATATTCCGGATGAAGTTCTGAAGATCAGAGAAGTTATTAAAAATTCAGCAGGTGTAATATTTTCCACTCCGGAATATATTTTCAGTATTCCCGGCAGATTAAAAAATATGTTGGAATGGTGTGTTTCTACAACGATCTTTTCTGATAAGCCGGTTGCAGTGATTACCGCTTCAGCCAGTGGAGAAAAAGGCCATGAAGAGTTATTGATGATTTTAAAGACTCTTGGAGCAACAACAGATGATAAACATCAGGCATTAATAAAGGGGATAAAAGGCAAATTTGACAGCAATGGCTTACTGGAAAGTAATACCTTTGCTAAAGTATCAAAATTAGTAGCAGATTTTACAACGTCTGTTTCATAATTAAAAATTAGAATATTGAATAATAAAGGAATTTTACTGGTCAACCTCGGATCACCGAGATCAACCTCTGTAAACGACGTAAAGGAATATCTTGATGAATTTTTGATGGATGAAAGAGTAATCGATTACCGTTGGATCTTTCGTGCTCTTCTTGTACAGGGAATCATCCTGAAAACAAGACCTGCCAAATCTGCTGAAGCTTATAAAACGGTTTGGACAGATGAAGGTTCACCACTGATTGTCATTACTGAAAAAATTCAGAAAAAACTTCAGAAACTGGTAGATGTTCCCGTGGAAATAGGAATGAGATATGCAGAACCCAGCATTGAAACCGGTATTCAGAAACTGGTAGATCAGGGAATTACTGAGATCGTTCTTTTCCCTTTATATCCTCAATATGCCATGAGTACTACGGAAACGGTAATTGAAAAGGCAGAAGAAGTAAGAAAAAAGAAATTTCCGAAAGTAAAGATCAATTATATTCAGCCTTTTTACAACAGGGATATTTATATCAACTGTCTGGCGGAAAGTATTAAAGAGAAACTTCCTGAAAATTTTGATGCCCTGCAGTTTTCTTATCATGGAGTTCCGGAAAGACATATTTATAAGACAGATCCTACCAAGACCTGTAATCTTAATGACTGCTGTTCCAGAGACGATAATCCGAGCCATCAGTTCTGTTATCGCCATCAATGCTATAACACAACACAGCGTGTTATTGAGAAACTGAATTTACCTAAAGAAAAAACAATCGTTTCTTTCCAGTCAAGATTAGGAAAAGATAAATGGATTGAACCATATACCGACGAAACGTTGGAAACAATTGGTAAAAAAGGGATAAAAAACCTGGCCATAGTATGCCCGGCATTCGTTTCTGACTGTCTTGAAACCCTGGAAGAAATTTCTGTAGAAGGAAAAGAACAGTTTATGCACGGAGGCGGAGAAAATTTCCATTATATCCCATGTCTGAATGATGAGGACCGATGGATTGAAGTCGTAAAAATCCTTTGTGAGGAAAAACTGAATGATTTTTATTTGGTATAATTTACTTCATTCAAAATATACAAATGGCCACAAGTAATTCTTGTGGCCATTTTGCTAAATATATTAAAATTAAATTTGGTGTTTACTTTTTAATCAGGTTTCCTGCTTTCTGTCCGTTTACCATTACGATATATACTCCAGGAAGTATATTGGAAGGAAGCTGGATGTTCAGTTTATTGGCACCTTCTGTAATATCAACTTTTTCAGAAATCTCTTTCTTACCTGTAAGGCTTACCAATTCTACAATTCCTTTTCCGGCTTTACCTTCAAAATTCACAGTGAATCTGTCAGTTGCAGGATTCGGGCTGATGGTATAAGCTGAAACATTTGAAGTTGCTGCTACAAGTCCTGCCGCAGAAGTTCCGCCTCCTACACCTACTGCGTTCCATGCATTGGTAACCTGTGTCACTTCATTGCTTCCAGCTCCGTATAGATCTGCTGCTGCCTGAAGAGAATAAGTTCTTGCGTTGGCATAGTTGGATGATGAAGTCAGGTAAGTTGTTAATGTTCTGTAAGCAATAGCTCCTGCCTTATCCAGTCCGATTCCGGAGACATTATAAGCAAAACCGTTATCATTTGTACCTGAACCTCCTGTTACCAATAAATAGTACCAGAAGTTAAGGACTCCCGAATTGGTATGAACACCGCAATAATCATTGGTTGTCTGTCCCGGCACTGCACATCCTGTAGTTGTAGCATCTTTCCAGTAGGTACCTTTATAAGTATCCGGCTGGCGGTAAGCATTAGGGTTAGACATATCTCTGATGACATAATTGAAATCTTCTCCCAATGTCCAGCTTGCCTGTGTTGGTCTTGCCCAACGTTCTATTGAATTTCCGAAAATATCAGAAAAACCTTCATTTAATGCTCCCGGCTCTCTTTGATACACAAGGTTTGCCGTTTTGGAAGTCATCCCGTGGGTAATTTCATGTCCACATACATCAATAGCTGTTAATGGTTTCCCTCCGTTAGTTGTGGAGCTTCCGTCACCATAGGTCATTCTGGAGCCATCCCAAAATGCATTGAAATAATTGGTAGAATAATGAACATAAGATTTTATTGCAAAATTATTATTGTCAATACTCTTTCTTCCAAATTTTGTATATAAATAATCAACAGTCATTTCTGCTCCCCAATGGGCGTCTGTAGCATATTGATCTTTGTTGGTATTTACATTATTCCATACATTATCTGTATCTGTAAAATCTACTGCTGCAGAATAATTAGTACCTTTTTTAAGATTGTAGGTTTCTACCGCTGTACCCGCATTTCTGCCGGTCTCTCTTAA is a window from the Chryseobacterium indologenes genome containing:
- a CDS encoding M4 family metallopeptidase — translated: MKTKFILVASVAACSFVFGQNTPSKLNPGKSGLHADFMRFDKNAPAFQGSPVLFDETSQRLSPGQALKLGLEKDALGFETHRFQQTVNDIPVEYGMMAVQTKGGKIVGQSGKWVLQLPKGLEKKTNISESIALQSALSFVGAESYKWQNKEEEDFLKKESNNPNASFAPKGELVYYSDPTDEKLNDLTLAYKFDIYSEKPLSRQYVFVDAKNGKVLGTDAIIHEVNTPGTATTGYSGSRSIVADSYNGSYRLRETGRNAGTAVETYNLKKGTNYSAAVDFTDTDNVWNNVNTNKDQYATDAHWGAEMTVDYLYTKFGRKSIDNNNFAIKSYVHYSTNYFNAFWDGSRMTYGDGSSTTNGGKPLTAIDVCGHEITHGMTSKTANLVYQREPGALNEGFSDIFGNSIERWARPTQASWTLGEDFNYVIRDMSNPNAYRQPDTYKGTYWKDATTTGCAVPGQTTNDYCGVHTNSGVLNFWYYLLVTGGSGTNDNGFAYNVSGIGLDKAGAIAYRTLTTYLTSSSNYANARTYSLQAAADLYGAGSNEVTQVTNAWNAVGVGGGTSAAGLVAATSNVSAYTISPNPATDRFTVNFEGKAGKGIVELVSLTGKKEISEKVDITEGANKLNIQLPSNILPGVYIVMVNGQKAGNLIKK